In Rhizobium favelukesii, the DNA window TGGAAGCACGCCTCTTTGACCGCTGCACAATCTTGAGTGTTTGAAAATTCAAGACCAAGCAAAAGGCCTTTTCCCTTCGCGGACAGCCCATACTGCTCCGCTATGTTTTCAACGACCCCGCTTGCCAGCATGGCTTTTTCCTTGACCTCCGTTGCAAAGCGATCATTAGACCAATATCGCTTAAGCGCAGCGGCGGCGGTTATAAAAGCGTGGTTGTTACCGCGGAATGTTCCGTTGTGCTCGCCTGGATTCCAAATGTCATATTGGGGCCGAATGAACGCGATAGACATCGGGAGGCCAAAACCCGAAATAGATTTCGCCATGATCACGATATCAGGAACAATACCGAGATCTTCAAAGGAAAAGAAATTTCCGGTTCGCCCGCACCCAGCCTGTATGTCGTCGACAATCGTGAGGGCGCCGATCTCATGGGCTAGTCGTTGCATTCTCTGAGCCCAGATCGGTGAGCACACATTGGCACCACCTTCGCCTTGGACTGTCTCAAATACAAATGCGGCCGGAGCATCGATCCCACTGGAAGAATCCAATAGGAGTTTTTCTATTTGAGCCGCAGTGTCAACGGTGGGTCCAAAATAATCGCAGTAGGGTAGATGAGTAACTTGCGTTAGAAGGGGCTTTGATGATGCACGATGCGATGAATTCCCGGTCAACCCCAAAGCACCCAATGAACACCCGTGGAAGCCGTTGGTAAAGGCGATCACATTCGCTCGACCGGTGAATTTTCGTGCGAGCTTTATCGCCGCTTCGACAGCATTAGCTCCAGTAGGCCAGGTAAATTGAACATGAAAATCCAGTTGACGGGGAACAAGGATCGCATCTCGCAGCGCCGTGAGAAAGCCTGTCTTTGCTACGGAGTACATATCCATACTCATCGCAACTCCGTCGCTGAGTATGTATTCCATGAGCGACTCGCGAATTGGCTCGCAATTATGCCCGTAGTTAAGCGATCCACAGCCCGATAAGAAATCAAGATAGGGGCGGCCCAGCCGATCATACAGATAGGAACCTTTCGCCCGCCCAAATTCTACCGGATAAGCACGGCAATATCTTCTAACCTCAGACTCGATATCTCTGTATACGTCGGGAAGATTCTTGCCGCCGAATATAACGGTCTCAGACAATTTGCTCCTCCCTATAAATTCCTGACGCAAATTCAACAAGCGGCGAATGTGGCTGACCTAAGCCAAGGGTAATCTTGACACGATGTACACTTTGCCGGGCTGGAAGTTCGTGAGGGGCTCGCCACGCAGCCAGTTTCCACATGTAGTCCTCCAAAGCTATTGCCAAAGGTTGCGCGACTTTTATGCGCGAGCTTGTTTCCCTCGTAGAGAGGTGGCACACCGGTTGAAGGGAAGGAGAGCATCGCTCGTCTTGCGCGTCTGCACGCAGCCCTCACTCAGTGTTGCCGCATCTCAATGTGCAAAGACCATGCCAGCGCGCTCAGCGTGCAGCAAGCGCATGATTATGCTTGAAAAGCCTCCAGAGTGCCCAAGATGGCGGGTTGTACTGAACCTGACATTTTTGCTGCCGCTGTCAGGTTTCGGACACGCATCACCCGCTTCGCCGCCAGAAAAGCGTGGCCATCCGCACCGTTCCCGAGCGCCATGACCACGAGGCCGCCGGTGTCGAGAATCGGTGCAGCGCAGACGGTACGCCAATTGGACACCTCGAACTACTAGCATTTGCCGCCCGGCTGGCCGGCAATGACGTTTGGTTCGGCCCAGTATCGGGGCCGCGGCTTCGGTTTGACTGATTTTCGGCTGGGTGGATATCCGAGGCCGGCATCACAGCGGCGTTGTTCCGCCGCTTTCGTCAAGGGGACGCAGTTCGTCCCTGGTGCCAGACAAAGCGGGTCAGATTGTAGGCGAGGTTGGCCATGCCGATCTTGGTCCTGGCGCGCGCGATGCCGATCGTGCGTACGAACAGTCCCATG includes these proteins:
- the ectB gene encoding diaminobutyrate--2-oxoglutarate transaminase; translated protein: MSETVIFGGKNLPDVYRDIESEVRRYCRAYPVEFGRAKGSYLYDRLGRPYLDFLSGCGSLNYGHNCEPIRESLMEYILSDGVAMSMDMYSVAKTGFLTALRDAILVPRQLDFHVQFTWPTGANAVEAAIKLARKFTGRANVIAFTNGFHGCSLGALGLTGNSSHRASSKPLLTQVTHLPYCDYFGPTVDTAAQIEKLLLDSSSGIDAPAAFVFETVQGEGGANVCSPIWAQRMQRLAHEIGALTIVDDIQAGCGRTGNFFSFEDLGIVPDIVIMAKSISGFGLPMSIAFIRPQYDIWNPGEHNGTFRGNNHAFITAAAALKRYWSNDRFATEVKEKAMLASGVVENIAEQYGLSAKGKGLLLGLEFSNTQDCAAVKEACFQDGLIIETSGPKDEVLKILPPLTISRSEFDDGLQIVRSALNKVHSSSRRLATVARAAT